The Toxorhynchites rutilus septentrionalis strain SRP chromosome 3, ASM2978413v1, whole genome shotgun sequence genome includes a region encoding these proteins:
- the LOC129777118 gene encoding protoheme IX farnesyltransferase, mitochondrial — protein sequence MYRILGNGRVWCEFARRHVASGPWTHAYQQGHHSKTRLYTSKTTASQINRTTPVDDNGAPSASSQAVPLSIPIVPQVPIDSIKNIIEFKTPVGLVANAVVNNDKHVVASLTSIPGFSRLLYHYMMLSKFRLTSLVVMTTMAGYAMAPAPFELSTFLLCSLGTTLVSGAANSINQVIETSFDAQMARTRNRVLVQGHLSRLHAVGFAMGASTAGIAMLYFGVNELTAVLGAANLILYTSIYTPMKRYSILNTWVGSVVGAIPPLMGWAACTGDIGAGAWILAGLLYCWQFPHFNALSWNIRPEYLKAGYKMMANSHPKLCTRVSLRHTGYITALSLLAPILDVTNVWFAVGSIPVNAYFAYLAWDFHQKADSKSSRKLFRYSLLHLPLLMALFLLNKKHWIFAEEDSNEASIAAVMIDNEQETVPMKKTDAYLIPNIVADVANISGSSSSSGSFKAIEDHLLTNVASVLPTKTPAEQKL from the exons ATGTATAGGATTTTAGGCAATGGTCGTGTGTGGTGCGAGTTTGCGCGTCGACACGTTGCTTCTGGCCCATGGACACATGCCTATCAGCAAGGCCACCATAGCAAAACTCGACTG TATACCAGTAAAACAACCGCTAGTCAGATTAATCGAACCACACCCGTTGACGACAATGGAGCGCCTAGCGCATCATCTCAAGCGGTACCCTTATCCATCCCAATAGTTCCTCAAGTTCCGAtagattcaatcaaaaatatcaTTGAGTTCAAGACTCCCGTGGGTTTGGTGGCGAATGCAGTTGTCAACAATGATAAACATGTGGTCGCTTCGCTTACATCGATCCCTGGCTTCAGTCGGTTACTGTACCACTATATGATGTTATCGAAGTTTCGACTAACCT cacTAGTGGTGATGACAACCATGGCTGGCTATGCGATGGCACCGGCACCATTCGAGCTATCAACCTTTCTGCTTTGTTCATTAGGAACGACGCTCGTTTCCGGGGCAGCCAATTCCATCAACCAGGTGATTGAAACATCGTTCGATGCACAAATGGCCCGAACTCGCAATCGAGTTCTGGTCCAAGGGCACCTGAG TCGTCTACATGCGGTAGGGTTCGCAATGGGTGCTAGCACTGCCGGAATAGCCATGTTATACTTTGGCGTGAATGAACTTACAGCTGTACTGGGTGCGGCCAACCTGATACTCTATACCAGCATATATACACCTATGAAGCGTTACAGCATTCTGAACACCTGGGTCGGCTCGGTAGTAGGCGCTATTCCACCCTTGATGGGTTGGGCTGCTTGTACCGGAGATATCGGTGCTGGAGCATGGATCCTAGCAGGGTTGTTATACTGCTGGCAATTTCCTCACTTCAATGCCCTCTCATGGAACATCCGTCCAGAGTATCTGAAAGCGGGCTATAAAATGATGGCTAATTCACACCCAAAACTCTGCACTCGAGTTTCATTGCGTCACACGGGATACATTACTGCTTTATCATTGCTAGCGCCGATCTTGGATGTAACGAACGTTTGGTTCGCCGTTGGATCGATTCCCGTGAATGCATATTTCGCATACCTTGCCTGGGATTTCCATCAGAAGGCCGACAGCAAAAGTTCGCGAAAGCTTTTCCGTTATTCCTTACTTCACTTGCCTCTTCTTATGGCTCTGTTCTTACTGAACAAAAAGCACTGGATATTCGCAGAAGAAGATTCGAATGAGGCATCCATTGCCGCTGTTATGATAGATAACGAGCAGGAGACAGTGCCGATGAAGAAAACAGACGCTTATTTGATACCAAATATTGTCGCCGATGTGGCGAACATTAGTGGATCCAGTAGCAGCAGCGGCAGTTTCAAGGCAATCGAGGATCATTTGCTGACAAATGTGGCAAGCGTTCTACCTACGAAGACGCCGGCTGAGCAGAAACTGTGA